A single window of Gossypium hirsutum isolate 1008001.06 chromosome A10, Gossypium_hirsutum_v2.1, whole genome shotgun sequence DNA harbors:
- the LOC121208154 gene encoding uncharacterized mitochondrial protein AtMg00810-like, with the protein MVYRLKKALYGLKQAPKAWYARIDSYLVSLGFNRSVNEPALYVKKNEAEIQLIVSLYVDDLLVTEGDQDMLAEFKAKMMDMFEMSDLGLMSYFLGMEVRQIEGIIFLGQRTFALKVLSKFSMENCKPTSTPIAVGMKLSSQGDHEPINESTYRSLVGCLLYLTATRPDILFTVSMLSRFMHCCNVQHFQAAKRVLRYIKGTLDYGVLFNKAETLKLKGYTDSDWAGSSDDMKSTSGYAFTLGSTMFCWSSKKQSIVAQSTTEAEYFAAANAVNQAIWLRKILANLNLHQREATEIFCDNKSAVAIANNPVFHGRTKHFSIKLHREPQVFARMMTNLYPKILLEEFHKYRMTISAYHHIRFIKVNGLTRDSTVLLKDSFDSTAFLQIDPEQNIAMINRE; encoded by the exons ATGGTGTACAGGCTTAAGAAGGCATTAtatggcctaaaacaggctcctaaagcctggtatgctcgaattgatAGCTACTTGGTCAGTTTGGGATTTAACAGAAGTGTTAATGAACCAGCACTATATGTCAAGAAAAATGAAGCTGAAATACAGCTTATTGTATCCCTCTATGTCGATGACCTTTTGGTGACTGAAGGAGATCAAGATATGTTGGCTGAATTCAAAGCCAAAATGATGGacatgtttgaaatgtctgactTGGGGCTAATGTCATACTTTTTGGGAATGGAGGTGCGCCAAATAGAAGGAATAATCTTCTTGGGACAGAGAACATTTGCCTTGAAGGTTTTGTCCAAGTTCTCGATGGAGAATTGTAAGCCAACAAGCACTCCTATTGCTGTTGGAATGAAGCTGTCCAGCCAAGGAGATCATGAACCAATCAATGAGTCTACTTACAGGAGCCTAGTTGGTTGCTTGTTATATTTGACAGCAACTAGGCCAGATATCTTGTTTACTGTGAGTATGTTATCAAGGTTTATGCATTGCTGTAATGTCCAACACTTTCAAGCAGCAAAGAGAGTGCTAAGGTACATCAAAGGCACTCTTGACTATGGTGTGTTATTCAACAAAGCTGAAACCTTGAAGTTGAAAGGCTATAccgatagtgactgggctggttcAAGTGATGATATGAAAAGCACCTCTGGATATGCTTTTACCCTTGGCTCAACCATGTTTTGTTGGAGCTCAAAGAAACAATCGATTGTGGCTCAATCAACAACAGAAGCTGAATATTTTGCAGCTGCAAATGCTGTAAATCAAGCCATATGGCTGAGAAAAATTCTAGCTAATCTTAACCTACATCAAAGGGAAGCAACAGAGATCTTTTGTGACAACaagtctgctgttgcaattgcaaacaATCCTGTCTTCCATGGCAGAACGAAGCACTTCAGCATCAAGTTACAT CGGGAACCCCAAGTATTTGCTAGGATGATGACCAACCTTTACCCCAAGATTTTGTTGGAAGAGTTTCATAAATACCGGATGACAATTTCTGCTTACCATCATATCAGATTTATCAAAGTTAATGGCTTGACCAGAGACTCTACAGTATTGCTCAAGGATTCCTTTGATAGTACAGCATTCCTCCAGATTGACCCGGAACAAAATATAGCTATGATCAACAGAGAATAG
- the LOC107931834 gene encoding probable leucine-rich repeat receptor-like protein kinase IMK3 isoform X1 produces the protein MAIHQQNFGFFISHITHFFLFLHLFIYFFISPVSSQAWDGIIVTSSNFQALQAVKQELIDPKGFLRSWNDTGYGACSGRWLGIKCAKGQVIVIQLPWKGLSGRISNKIGQLQALRKLSLHDNFITGSIPSTLGILPDLRGVQLFNNKLTGSVPASLGSCPSLQTLDLSNNLLTGTIPESLVNSSKLIRLNLSFNSISGFIPVSFTHSNSLTFLALQHNNLSGSIPDSWGSTGENKLQYFTLDHNHLSGTIPVSLSKLSELQEVSFSHNLITGSIPNDIGKVTMVRKLDFSYNAVNGNLPVSLFSNMSSLVMLNLKRNKLSGTIPDSVGNISSLVQLDLSENELSGQIPFSLTNLSGLSSLNVSYNNLSGLVPVLLSQKFNSSSFVGNIQLCGYTGSTPCLSPNPPSSGHKHTSGHNHRKLSTKDIILIAAGALLIVLFILCCILITCLVRKKTTSKQGQTTTRSGLKGTSPPVGVDVESGENGGKLVHFDGPMVFSADDLLCATAEIMGKSTYGTVYKATLEDGSQVAVKRLREKIMKTPREFENEVTALGKIRHPNLLALRAYYLGPKGEKLLVFDYMPKGSLSTFLHARGPEMPIAWPTRMRIVKGITRGLLHLHTRENIIHGNLTSSNVLLDDDTQAKITDFGLSRLMTAAANANIVATAGALGYRAPEFSKLKKANTKTDVYSIGVIILELLTGKSPGEGMNGMDLPQWVASIVKEEWTNEVFDLELMKDASSISDELLNTLKLALHCVDPSPSARPEVQQVLQQLEEIRADTPPSSTPS, from the exons ATGGCTATCCATCaacaaaattttgggtttttcatttcacatattacccattttttcttatttcttcaCCTATTCATTTACTTCTTCATTTCACCAGTTTCAAGTCAAGCATGGGATGGTATCATTGTAACATCATCCAATTTCCAAGCACTTCAAGCAGTCAAACAAGAATTGATTGATCCAAAAGGGTTCTTAAGAAGCTGGAATGACACGGGTTACGGCGCTTGTTCCGGCAGGTGGCTCGGTATCAAATGTGCAAAAGGTCAAGTCATTGTAATCCAGCTTCCATGGAAAGGCTTAAGTGGTAGAATCAGTAATAAAATTGGTCAACTTCAAGCTCTTCGTAAGCTTAGTTTACATGATAATTTTATTACTGGCTCTATTCCTTCTACTTTAGGCATTTTACCTGATCTTAGAGGAGTTCAATTATTCAATAACAAGCTTACAGGTTCTGTCCCTGCTTCATTAGGTTCATGTCCTTCGCTTCAAACACTTGATTTAAGTAACAATTTACTCACAGGGACAATCCCGGAGAGTCTTGTGAACTCTAGCAAGCTTATTAGGCTTAATCTTAGCTTCAATTCGATTTCGGGTTTCATTCCTGTTAGTTTCACTCATTCTAATTCTCTTACTTTTCTTGCATTACAACATAATAACCTGTCTGGTTCCATACCAGATTCTTGGGGTTCAACTGGTGAGAATAAACTACAGTACTTCACACTTGACCATAATCACCTGTCTGGTACTATACCTGTTTCTTTAAGTAAGTTAAGTGAGCTTCAAGAGGTTTCTTTTAGCCATAATTTGATTACTGGGTcaataccaaatgatataggtaAGGTTACCATGGTTAGGAAACTTGATTTTTCTTACAATGCCGTTAATGGTAACTTGCCTGTTAGTCTGTTCTCCAATATGTCTTCTCTTGTAATGTTGAACCTGAAAAGAAACAAGTTAAGTGGTACAATTCCAGACAGTGTAGGGAACATTTCTAGTTTGGTTCAACTTGATTTGTCTGAGAATGAACTCAGTGGACAAATCCCATTTTCACTCACAAACCTGTCTGGTCTTAGTTCTTTAAATGTTTCATATAACAACTTGTCTGGTCTTGTTCCGGTTTTACTCTCCCAAAAGTTCAATTCAAGCTCATTTGTTGGTAACATTCAGTTATGTGGATATACTGGTTCAACACCATGTCTTTCTCCAAACCCACCTTCATCAGGACATAAACATACATCAGGACATAACCATAGGAAACTTAGTACCAAAGACATAATCCTAATAGCTGCTGGTGCTCTTCTTATAGTTCTGTTTATTCTTTGTTGCATTTTGATAACTTGTTTGGTCAGAAAAAAGACAACATCAAAACAAGGTCAAACAACAACAAGAAGTGGTCTTAAGGGAACTTCACCCCCTGTTGGTGTTGATGTTGAAAGTGGTGAAAATGGAGGTAAATTAGTCCATTTTGATGGTCCCATGGTGTTTAGTGCTGATGATTTACTATGTGCAACAGCTGAGATTATGGGGAAAAGTACTTATGGAACTGTTTATAAAGCTACATTAGAAGATGGGAGTCAAGTGGCAGTGAAAAGACTTCGAGAAAAGATCATGAAAACTCCGAGAGAATTCGAAAACGAGGTCACCGCACTTGGCAAAATCCGGCATCCGAATCTACTAGCTTTGAGAGCTTATTACTTAGGACCTAAAGGTGAAAAGCTTCTTGTTTTTGATTACATGCCTAAAGGGAGTCTTTCAACTTTCTTGCATG CTCGAGGGCCTGAAATGCCTATTGCTTGGCCAACAAGGATGAGGATCGTGAAAGGGATTACTCGAGGTCTTCTACACcttcatacacgagagaacattATACACGGAAACCTTACATCGAGCAATGTGTTACTAGACGACGATACACAAGCTAAAATAACCGATTTCGGCCTCTCGCGTCTAATGACAGCGGCTGCGAATGCAAACATTGTTGCAACAGCTGGTGCATTAGGCTATAGAGCACCCGAGTTTTCGAAGCTCAAGAAAGCAAACACGAAAACTGATGTGTATAGCATTGGAGTTATCATATTGGAACTCCTAACAGGGAAATCTCCAGGAGAAGGTATGAACGGTATGGATTTGCCGCAATGGGTTGCTTCTATAGTGAAAGAAGAGTGGACTAATGAAGTATTCGATCTTGAGCTGATGAAGGATGCATCTTCCATTAGTGATGAGTTGTTAAACACTTTGAAGCTGGCTTTACATTGTGTCGATCCATCACCGTCGGCAAGGCCGGAAGTTCAACAGGTTCTTCAGCAACTAGAAGAGATTAGAGCAGATACACCACCTAGTTCTACACCGTCATGA
- the LOC107939389 gene encoding laccase-5: MESFKTILFFLICSTMLCWVNGEVHRHQFVIQATPVKRLCNTHMAITVNGMLPGPTLEVKNGDTLEIEVVNKARYNATIHWHGVRQMRTGWADGPEFVTQCPIRPGGSYTYRFTIEGQEGTLWWHAHSSWLRATVYGAIIIRPREGGSYPFPKPKRETEIILGEWWDANPMDVVRQATMTGAAPNNSDAYTINGQPGDLYKCSSKDTTIVPIDVGETNLLRVINAALNQPLFFTVANHKFTVVGADASYLKPFTTSVIMLGPGQTTDVLIQGNQLPARYYMAARAYQSAQNAPFDNTTTTAILEYKSAPCPAKKGINGPKPIMPSLPAYNDTNTVTSFSQSLRSPRKVEVPTEIDESLFFTVGLGLNNCPPNFPSSRCQGPNGTRFTASMNNVSFVFPQNFSLLQAHQHGIPGVFTTDFPATPPLKFDYTGNVSQSLYQPVPGTKLYKLKYGSKVQIVLQDTSIVTPENHPIHLHGYDFYIVAEGFGNFDPKTDTSKFNLVDPPQRNTVGVPVNGWAVIRFVADNPGVWIMHCHLDVHITWGLAMAFVVENGLGELQSLQAPPPDLPIC; encoded by the exons ATGGAGTCTTTTAAGaccattcttttctttcttatttgttCTACAATGTTGTGTTGGGTTAATGGTGAAGTTCACAGGCATCAATTTGTT ATTCAAGCAACACCAGTGAAGAGGCTGTGCAACACTCATATGGCTATCACTGTGAATGGTATGCTTCCTGGTCCTACTTTGGAGGTCAAAAATGGTGATACCCTTGAAATTGAAGTTGTCAACAAGGCCAGATATAATGCCACCATTCACTg GCATGGTGTTCGGCAAATGAGGACCGGATGGGCGGATGGACCGGAATTCGTGACGCAGTGTCCGATTAGACCGGGAGGAAGTTACACTTATAGGTTTACAATTGAAGGACAAGAAGGAACATTATGGTGGCATGCTCATAGTTCATGGCTTAGAGCTACTGTTTATGGAGCTATCATTATTCGTCCGAGGGAAGGCGGATCGTACCCTTTCCCTAAGCCGAAGCGCGAAACGGAGATCATACTCGGTGAATGGTGGGATGCAAACCCCATGGATGTTGTGAGGCAAGCAACAATGACAGGGGCAGCTCCTAATAACTCTGATGCGTATACAATCAATGGTCAACCTGGTGATCTCTACAAATGCTCTTCCAAAG ataCTACGATAGTGCCTATCGACGTCGGTGAGACGAACCTCCTTAGAGTCATTAATGCTGCGCTCAACCAACCGCTTTTCTTCACCGTGGCCAACCATAAGTTCACGGTCGTTGGTGCGGATGCTTCCTACCTCAAGCCCTTCACCACATCGGTCATCATGTTAGGCCCTGGCCAAACGACTGATGTTCTAATCCAAGGCAACCAACTACCGGCTCGATACTACATGGCGGCTCGTGCCTATCAAAGCGCCCAAAATGCACCTTTCGACAATACTACCACCACTGCCATCCTCGAATACAAATCCGCACCCTGCCCTGCCAAGAAAGGCATCAATGGACCCAAACCAATCATGCCGTCCCTACCTGCCTACAATGATACTAACACTGTCACGTCTTTCAGCCAAAGCCTTAGAAGTCCCCGAAAAGTTGAAGTCCCAACCGAAATCGACGAAAGTCTCTTCTTCACAGTCGGTCTAGGACTCAACAACTGCCCACCGAATTTCCCTTCGAGTCGATGCCAAGGACCGAACGGTACACGTTTCACTGCTAGCATGAATAATGTATCCTTCGTATTCCCACAAAACTTCTCTTTATTACAAGCTCACCAACACGGGATTCCCGGAGTGTTCACCACCGATTTCCCAGCAACCCCACCATTGAAATTCGATTACACCGGCAACGTAAGCCAATCGCTTTACCAACCGGTACCCGGAACCAAACTTTACAAACTCAAGTACGGTTCAAAAGTACAAATCGTGTTACAAGATACAAGCATTGTCACACCCGAAAACCACCCAATCCACCTTCATGGATACGATTTCTACATCGTTGCCGAAGGTTTCGGAAACTTCGATCCTAAAACCGATACATCGAAATTCAACCTCGTTGATCCACCACAACGAAACACAGTTGGAGTACCTGTTAATGGATGGGCAGTGATTAGATTTGTTGCTGATAATCCAGGTGTATGGATAATGCATTGTCATTTGGATGTTCATATCACATGGGGTTTAGCCATGGCATTTGTTGTCGAAAACGGGCTCGGAGAATTACAGTCTTTGCAAGCACCACCACCGGATTTGCCTATATGTTAA
- the LOC107939380 gene encoding PRA1 family protein B3: MATIPMTNSQSTAGSGPQSQPPITNPAFRTFLSRLTSSIRQGFSQRRPWYELIDRTAMARPDNLTDAYSRIRKNFSYFKVNYITLLALVLAFSLLSHPFSLLVLLGLLAAWLFLYLFRPSDQPLVIFGRTFSDRETLGILVVLTVFIVFLTSIGSLLISAILIGVAIVCIHGAFRVPEDLFLDDQDPANSGFLSFLGNAASSAAIAAAPAVASRV; encoded by the coding sequence ATGGCGACCATTCCGATGACAAATTCTCAATCCACCGCTGGCAGTGGACCCCAATCACAACCCCCAATAACCAACCCTGCTTTCCGTACATTCCTCTCACGACTGACGTCTTCGATCCGTCAGGGATTCTCCCAGCGTCGGCCATGGTACGAACTCATCGATCGGACTGCCATGGCCCGTCCCGACAATTTAACGGATGCTTATTCTCGGATCCGTAAAAACTTTTCCTATTTCAAAGTAAATTACATTACTCTACTTGCACTTGTACTCGCTTTCTCGCTTTTGTCTCATCCATTTTCCCTCCTCGTTCTCCTCGGCCTCCTCGCCGCTTGGCTCTTCTTATACTTGTTCCGACCGTCGGATCAACCTCTCGTAATCTTCGGCCGTACATTCTCCGATCGTGAGACGCTTGGCATCTTGGTGGTGCTGACGGTATTCATCGTGTTCTTAACCAGCATTGGCTCGCTCTTGATCTCCGCCATTTTGATTGGAGTTGCCATTGTTTGTATACACGGTGCGTTTAGGGTTCCGGAGGACTTGTTTTTAGACGATCAGGATCCTGCAAACTCCGGATTCCTCTCCTTCCTCGGCAACGCGGCCTCTTCCGCTGCCATTGCGGCTGCCCCTGCTGTTGCCTCACGTGTGTGA
- the LOC107931834 gene encoding probable leucine-rich repeat receptor-like protein kinase IMK3 isoform X2, with protein MAIHQQNFGFFISHITHFFLFLHLFIYFFISPVSSQAWDGIIVTSSNFQALQAVKQELIDPKGFLRSWNDTGYGACSGRWLGIKCAKGQVIVIQLPWKGLSGRISNKIGQLQALRKLSLHDNFITGSIPSTLGILPDLRGVQLFNNKLTGSVPASLGSCPSLQTLDLSNNLLTGTIPESLVNSSKLIRLNLSFNSISGFIPVSFTHSNSLTFLALQHNNLSGSIPDSWGSTGENKLQYFTLDHNHLSGTIPVSLSKLSELQEVSFSHNLITGSIPNDIGKVTMVRKLDFSYNAVNGNLPVSLFSNMSSLVMLNLKRNKLSGTIPDSVGNISSLVQLDLSENELSGQIPFSLTNLSGLSSLNVSYNNLSGLVPVLLSQKFNSSSFVGNIQLCGYTGSTPCLSPNPPSSGHKHTSGHNHRKLSTKDIILIAAGALLIVLFILCCILITCLVRKKTTSKQGQTTTRSGLKGTSPPVGVDVESGENGAEIMGKSTYGTVYKATLEDGSQVAVKRLREKIMKTPREFENEVTALGKIRHPNLLALRAYYLGPKGEKLLVFDYMPKGSLSTFLHARGPEMPIAWPTRMRIVKGITRGLLHLHTRENIIHGNLTSSNVLLDDDTQAKITDFGLSRLMTAAANANIVATAGALGYRAPEFSKLKKANTKTDVYSIGVIILELLTGKSPGEGMNGMDLPQWVASIVKEEWTNEVFDLELMKDASSISDELLNTLKLALHCVDPSPSARPEVQQVLQQLEEIRADTPPSSTPS; from the exons ATGGCTATCCATCaacaaaattttgggtttttcatttcacatattacccattttttcttatttcttcaCCTATTCATTTACTTCTTCATTTCACCAGTTTCAAGTCAAGCATGGGATGGTATCATTGTAACATCATCCAATTTCCAAGCACTTCAAGCAGTCAAACAAGAATTGATTGATCCAAAAGGGTTCTTAAGAAGCTGGAATGACACGGGTTACGGCGCTTGTTCCGGCAGGTGGCTCGGTATCAAATGTGCAAAAGGTCAAGTCATTGTAATCCAGCTTCCATGGAAAGGCTTAAGTGGTAGAATCAGTAATAAAATTGGTCAACTTCAAGCTCTTCGTAAGCTTAGTTTACATGATAATTTTATTACTGGCTCTATTCCTTCTACTTTAGGCATTTTACCTGATCTTAGAGGAGTTCAATTATTCAATAACAAGCTTACAGGTTCTGTCCCTGCTTCATTAGGTTCATGTCCTTCGCTTCAAACACTTGATTTAAGTAACAATTTACTCACAGGGACAATCCCGGAGAGTCTTGTGAACTCTAGCAAGCTTATTAGGCTTAATCTTAGCTTCAATTCGATTTCGGGTTTCATTCCTGTTAGTTTCACTCATTCTAATTCTCTTACTTTTCTTGCATTACAACATAATAACCTGTCTGGTTCCATACCAGATTCTTGGGGTTCAACTGGTGAGAATAAACTACAGTACTTCACACTTGACCATAATCACCTGTCTGGTACTATACCTGTTTCTTTAAGTAAGTTAAGTGAGCTTCAAGAGGTTTCTTTTAGCCATAATTTGATTACTGGGTcaataccaaatgatataggtaAGGTTACCATGGTTAGGAAACTTGATTTTTCTTACAATGCCGTTAATGGTAACTTGCCTGTTAGTCTGTTCTCCAATATGTCTTCTCTTGTAATGTTGAACCTGAAAAGAAACAAGTTAAGTGGTACAATTCCAGACAGTGTAGGGAACATTTCTAGTTTGGTTCAACTTGATTTGTCTGAGAATGAACTCAGTGGACAAATCCCATTTTCACTCACAAACCTGTCTGGTCTTAGTTCTTTAAATGTTTCATATAACAACTTGTCTGGTCTTGTTCCGGTTTTACTCTCCCAAAAGTTCAATTCAAGCTCATTTGTTGGTAACATTCAGTTATGTGGATATACTGGTTCAACACCATGTCTTTCTCCAAACCCACCTTCATCAGGACATAAACATACATCAGGACATAACCATAGGAAACTTAGTACCAAAGACATAATCCTAATAGCTGCTGGTGCTCTTCTTATAGTTCTGTTTATTCTTTGTTGCATTTTGATAACTTGTTTGGTCAGAAAAAAGACAACATCAAAACAAGGTCAAACAACAACAAGAAGTGGTCTTAAGGGAACTTCACCCCCTGTTGGTGTTGATGTTGAAAGTGGTGAAAATGGAG CTGAGATTATGGGGAAAAGTACTTATGGAACTGTTTATAAAGCTACATTAGAAGATGGGAGTCAAGTGGCAGTGAAAAGACTTCGAGAAAAGATCATGAAAACTCCGAGAGAATTCGAAAACGAGGTCACCGCACTTGGCAAAATCCGGCATCCGAATCTACTAGCTTTGAGAGCTTATTACTTAGGACCTAAAGGTGAAAAGCTTCTTGTTTTTGATTACATGCCTAAAGGGAGTCTTTCAACTTTCTTGCATG CTCGAGGGCCTGAAATGCCTATTGCTTGGCCAACAAGGATGAGGATCGTGAAAGGGATTACTCGAGGTCTTCTACACcttcatacacgagagaacattATACACGGAAACCTTACATCGAGCAATGTGTTACTAGACGACGATACACAAGCTAAAATAACCGATTTCGGCCTCTCGCGTCTAATGACAGCGGCTGCGAATGCAAACATTGTTGCAACAGCTGGTGCATTAGGCTATAGAGCACCCGAGTTTTCGAAGCTCAAGAAAGCAAACACGAAAACTGATGTGTATAGCATTGGAGTTATCATATTGGAACTCCTAACAGGGAAATCTCCAGGAGAAGGTATGAACGGTATGGATTTGCCGCAATGGGTTGCTTCTATAGTGAAAGAAGAGTGGACTAATGAAGTATTCGATCTTGAGCTGATGAAGGATGCATCTTCCATTAGTGATGAGTTGTTAAACACTTTGAAGCTGGCTTTACATTGTGTCGATCCATCACCGTCGGCAAGGCCGGAAGTTCAACAGGTTCTTCAGCAACTAGAAGAGATTAGAGCAGATACACCACCTAGTTCTACACCGTCATGA